In a genomic window of Nitrospirota bacterium:
- a CDS encoding Gfo/Idh/MocA family oxidoreductase, which yields MGQQGHAQIPVDVALIGCGKMGVHHAKAIKAHGAGRIIALADPSGDRSKLDGLVPQDVPFFTSVSDLLKSVKPTVVHIATPPATHAELAMLCLSHCAHVYVEKPFTLRLADTEAVLDAARRAGRSVCAGHQLLYESPARALAAALPLIGRVVHVESYFSFKTVRKSNDGRSLMSPIDQLLDILPHPVYTLLDALGGAAGTAPQLQSMLVRPEGEVHAILQAGETTGVLVVTLRGRPIDSYLRVVGTSGSLRADFVRGALTKLPGPGTSAVSILSNPYREGLQILIGSTRGFASRILHKGKGYPGLAELIEAFYDSVRQGTPPPLSPSSIRETVRLCEQVGEKLRSAKAEYEVRAEADLSARERQLSPTDVKKGRVLVTGGTGLLGRAVVAELRQCGWPVRALGRRVPPPSERQAGVEYVGADLGGDFDGAVLSGVETVVHCAAETAGGKEAHERNSVLATKNLLRSAAKASVKRFIHISSLGILKTGKEMGGPLDERTPVDAGNLARGPYVWGKAESEREVMEQGPLLGLTVKVIRPGPLVDFSDFEPPGRLGRELGPVYVAVGPRSSRLSLCDVGTAAKVIRSTVQDIDAAPSVVNLVEPAAPTREELLALLLKKRPDLKSIWLPAVILSLLSPLLILLQQIILRGKTPIDIAAAFSSERYNTTIAAQVIQRAGQTTKSRLT from the coding sequence ATGGGACAACAAGGTCACGCACAGATACCAGTAGATGTCGCTCTTATTGGTTGTGGCAAGATGGGCGTGCATCACGCCAAAGCTATCAAGGCGCATGGCGCCGGACGCATCATCGCATTGGCCGATCCCTCCGGTGATCGGTCAAAATTGGATGGGCTGGTGCCCCAGGATGTGCCATTTTTTACATCCGTTTCCGACTTGCTCAAGTCTGTCAAGCCGACAGTCGTTCACATCGCGACGCCACCTGCAACTCATGCCGAGTTGGCGATGTTGTGCCTCTCACACTGTGCGCATGTCTACGTCGAAAAACCGTTTACTCTTCGACTGGCCGATACGGAGGCGGTGCTCGATGCCGCACGGCGCGCAGGGCGATCGGTCTGTGCCGGTCACCAGTTGTTGTACGAGTCGCCGGCGCGGGCCTTGGCGGCGGCCCTTCCACTCATCGGTCGTGTGGTCCATGTGGAGAGTTATTTTTCGTTTAAAACGGTACGGAAGTCCAACGACGGGCGATCCTTGATGTCTCCGATCGATCAACTGCTCGATATTTTGCCGCATCCTGTCTACACCCTCCTCGACGCCTTAGGGGGAGCCGCCGGGACGGCACCGCAGCTGCAGTCGATGCTGGTCAGGCCTGAAGGGGAAGTGCATGCCATTCTGCAGGCCGGCGAGACCACGGGGGTATTGGTCGTTACGCTGCGAGGACGTCCGATCGATTCGTATCTTCGTGTGGTGGGGACCAGCGGATCACTTCGTGCGGATTTTGTCAGGGGGGCGCTCACGAAGTTGCCAGGACCTGGCACGTCAGCCGTGTCGATTCTTTCCAACCCCTATCGGGAGGGGTTGCAGATTCTGATCGGATCGACTCGGGGGTTTGCCTCGCGTATCCTTCATAAAGGAAAGGGCTATCCCGGTCTGGCCGAGTTGATCGAAGCTTTTTATGACAGCGTTCGCCAAGGCACTCCGCCGCCGCTGTCTCCCTCTTCCATCCGTGAGACGGTTCGTTTGTGTGAACAGGTCGGGGAAAAGCTGCGTAGCGCCAAGGCAGAATATGAGGTACGAGCGGAGGCGGACCTATCCGCTCGCGAGCGACAGCTTTCGCCGACCGATGTGAAGAAGGGCCGCGTCTTGGTTACAGGAGGAACGGGGCTGCTTGGCCGTGCAGTCGTCGCCGAGCTTCGTCAATGCGGATGGCCGGTACGCGCGCTTGGGCGGCGTGTGCCTCCTCCGTCTGAGCGACAGGCGGGGGTTGAGTATGTTGGCGCAGATCTTGGCGGAGATTTCGACGGGGCTGTCTTATCAGGAGTGGAGACGGTTGTGCATTGTGCGGCTGAGACCGCAGGGGGCAAAGAGGCTCATGAGCGGAACTCGGTCCTGGCGACAAAGAACCTTCTCCGTAGCGCGGCGAAGGCCTCGGTCAAGCGGTTTATCCATATCAGTAGCCTCGGCATCTTGAAGACCGGTAAAGAGATGGGTGGGCCGCTCGATGAGCGGACGCCGGTGGATGCCGGCAATCTGGCTCGGGGGCCCTATGTCTGGGGCAAGGCCGAATCGGAACGTGAGGTGATGGAGCAGGGGCCTCTACTTGGGTTGACGGTAAAGGTCATAAGGCCTGGCCCGCTGGTCGACTTTTCAGACTTTGAACCACCCGGACGACTCGGGCGTGAGCTGGGACCCGTCTATGTCGCGGTGGGGCCTCGGTCTAGCCGGCTGAGTCTGTGCGACGTGGGGACTGCTGCGAAAGTGATTCGGTCAACAGTGCAGGATATCGATGCCGCACCATCTGTCGTCAATCTTGTGGAGCCAGCTGCCCCCACACGAGAGGAATTGCTCGCACTGTTGCTGAAGAAGCGTCCGGATCTTAAGTCGATCTGGCTGCCGGCGGTCATCCTGTCGCTCCTTTCGCCGCTCCTGATTCTTCTTCAACAGATCATTCTTCGCGGCAAGACCCCCATCGATATCGCGGCTGCATTTTCCTCGGAACGCTATAACACAACAATCGCCGCTCAAGTAATTCAACGAGCCGGACAGACAACTAAGTCGAGGTTGACATGA
- the asnB gene encoding asparagine synthase (glutamine-hydrolyzing) has translation MCGIVGLVYADPARRCEQDLITKMRDIFAYRGPDDAGLYLDGPVGLGQRRLSIIDLGGGHQPMSNEEGSLCIVFNGEIYNYRVLRQELIAKGYRFRTESDTEVILHLYAERGEACVHALNGMFAFAIWDKKRRQLFLARDRMGVKPLYYASAPGGFIFGSEIKAVLASGMISARCREEAVAEYMLFRQVAGPESLFRDVMSLPPGCTLTLRDGHLRIAQYWSPRPSGDRQQMTYEDARQAFADLLEDSVKLRLISDVPVGTFCSGGVDSSLVTAIASKLKGGPVNTFSIGFDEPEYDESAYAAIVSKKYGTIHHPLTLSHVEFSELFPRMVWHNDEPLNFANSIQIFALSRLAKQHVTVVLTGEGSDELFSGYPRYRIPGIASLYRRIPSAIRSLLKMWGRATRDHRVEKLDRYVGCSPEETLMYNTSVLRPEVVASACPRILGANLDYRQACLKGTDNLGLDAVARLSLLDQECFLVSILNRQDKMSMAASIESRVPFMDYRIVEFANRLPTAYKLRGGVGKAIVKDEARLLLPAEIVDRRKSGFGVPLERWFRSNEGMGARIVAFPDQADPDLFDRVALRRIVTEHRSSTHDHSELLWTALNLHVWRETFHC, from the coding sequence ATGTGTGGCATAGTCGGCTTGGTCTATGCTGATCCTGCAAGGCGATGTGAGCAGGACCTGATCACGAAGATGCGAGACATCTTTGCTTACAGGGGGCCTGATGACGCGGGGCTGTATCTCGATGGCCCTGTTGGGCTCGGACAGCGCCGACTGAGCATCATCGACCTCGGTGGCGGGCACCAGCCGATGTCGAATGAAGAGGGGTCGCTCTGTATCGTATTTAACGGTGAGATCTATAACTACCGCGTATTGAGACAAGAGTTGATCGCGAAGGGGTACCGCTTTCGGACCGAGAGCGACACCGAAGTGATTCTCCATCTCTATGCCGAGCGTGGAGAGGCCTGCGTCCATGCGTTGAACGGTATGTTCGCGTTTGCGATCTGGGACAAAAAACGCCGCCAACTATTTCTTGCCAGGGATCGCATGGGTGTGAAGCCTCTGTATTATGCCTCTGCGCCGGGTGGCTTCATTTTCGGTTCAGAAATCAAGGCGGTCCTTGCGAGCGGGATGATTTCTGCTCGTTGCCGGGAAGAGGCCGTGGCCGAGTACATGCTCTTCCGTCAGGTCGCCGGTCCAGAGAGCCTGTTCCGCGACGTCATGAGTCTTCCCCCTGGCTGCACCCTGACGCTTCGCGACGGCCATCTGCGGATTGCGCAGTATTGGTCTCCGAGGCCTTCCGGCGACCGGCAGCAGATGACCTATGAGGACGCACGACAGGCCTTTGCGGATTTGCTTGAAGATTCCGTGAAGCTACGTCTGATCAGCGATGTGCCGGTCGGGACGTTTTGCAGCGGCGGGGTCGATTCCAGTCTCGTGACCGCGATAGCCTCGAAACTCAAGGGAGGTCCGGTCAACACCTTTTCGATCGGATTCGACGAGCCCGAATATGATGAGAGTGCCTATGCGGCAATAGTTTCAAAAAAGTATGGAACCATTCATCACCCCCTGACTCTGAGCCATGTCGAGTTTAGTGAGCTCTTCCCCCGGATGGTATGGCATAACGACGAACCCCTGAACTTTGCCAATTCGATTCAAATCTTTGCGTTAAGCCGTCTGGCCAAGCAGCACGTCACGGTGGTCCTGACCGGAGAGGGATCGGACGAGTTGTTCTCCGGGTATCCCCGTTATCGAATTCCAGGGATCGCATCCTTGTACCGGCGTATTCCGAGCGCGATACGAAGCTTGTTGAAGATGTGGGGCCGTGCAACTCGTGACCATCGAGTGGAGAAGCTCGATCGCTACGTCGGCTGCTCTCCCGAGGAGACGTTGATGTACAACACGAGTGTCCTGCGTCCAGAGGTCGTGGCGTCCGCTTGTCCGCGGATACTCGGCGCAAATCTCGATTATCGACAGGCCTGTCTCAAGGGGACGGACAATTTAGGGTTGGATGCGGTCGCCCGTTTGTCGCTCCTCGATCAGGAATGTTTCCTCGTTTCCATTCTCAATCGACAGGATAAGATGAGCATGGCGGCGAGTATCGAGTCGCGCGTTCCCTTTATGGACTATCGGATTGTTGAGTTTGCGAATCGGCTGCCGACTGCGTACAAGCTGAGAGGCGGTGTCGGCAAGGCTATAGTCAAGGATGAGGCGCGCCTGTTGTTGCCAGCAGAAATCGTCGATCGGCGAAAGTCTGGTTTCGGCGTTCCACTGGAGCGTTGGTTCCGGTCGAACGAGGGGATGGGAGCGAGGATTGTGGCATTTCCAGACCAGGCCGACCCTGATTTGTTCGATCGTGTGGCGCTGCGTCGAATCGTGACGGAGCATCGGTCAAGTACGCATGACCATTCAGAGTTGTTGTGGACGGCGTTGAATCTTCATGTCTGGCGTGAAACGTTTCATTGCTAG